A part of Acropora palmata chromosome 8, jaAcrPala1.3, whole genome shotgun sequence genomic DNA contains:
- the LOC141890651 gene encoding cartilage matrix protein-like has translation MICTDVDECSANQDVCHKDAHCINHAGGYTCACVSGYSGNGTFCEAPEKCQVTVDLIFAVDASGSVGKENYEKQKEFIKILASRYDLASKSKAGVVVFSGDASNVIHLGSKRTALSFANAVNIIPYLESVTRIDLGLKMVYDEYFTSSTSNDTQRLVILLTDGKQTLKNYMNPRYVPIHDTVQLLRSKAASIFAVGIGQSVDIREMRMVTKSEEDIFLASEFKDLVDKADTIAKTTCSVALQAAGISVCSADVEITSCHFGAHCVNRSNNFSCTCKPGFLDDSQQCRDADECATRRDNCHFTALCVNTAGSYYCHCNQSGYTYNGSMCVGLY, from the exons atgatttgtacag ACGTCGACGAGTGCAGCGCTAATCAAGACGTTTGTCACAAAGATGCCCATTGTATTAATCATGCTGGTGGCTACACTTGCGCCTGCGTTTCAGGATACTCAGGCAATGGCACCTTCTGTGAAG CTCCAGAAAAATGTCAAGTTACTGTTGATCTGATCTTCGCCGTGGACGCCTCTGGCAGCGTTGGAAAAGAGAATTacgaaaaacagaaagagttTATTAAAATTCTGGCTAGCCGATATGATCTAGCAAGCAAAAGTAAAGCTGGTGTCGTTGTGTTTAGTGGTGACGCTTCAAACGTCATTCACCTTGGAAGTAAAAGAACAGCGTTATCCTTTGCTAATGCAGTGAATATCATTCCATACTTGGAATCCGTCACACGTATAGATCTTGGTCTCAAAATGGTTTACGATGAATACTTCACATCAAGCACCTCAAACGATACTCAGAGGTTGGTGATCTTATTGACTGATGGAAAGCAAACTCTTAAAAATTACATGAATCCGCGGTACGTTCCCATTCACGATACAGTGCAGTTACTTCGTTCCAAAGCTGCTTCCATTTTCGCTGTTGGAATTGGACAGTCTGTCGATATCAGAGAGATGAGAATGGTTACGAAGAGTGAAGAGGACATTTTTCTGGCATCAGAATTCAAAGATCTGGTTGACAAAGCTGATACTATAGCGAAAACAACTTGCTCCGTTGCTC tTCAGGCCGCGGGAATCTCTGTTTGTAGCGCTGATGTTGAGATCACTAGCTGTCACTTTGGAGCTCACTGTGTGAACAGGAGCAATAATTTTTCCTGTACATGCAAACCTGGATTTTTAGATGATTCTCAACAGTGCAGAG ACGCTGATGAATGTGCCACGCGGAGAGACAACTGTCACTTCACTGCGCTTTGTGTCAATACCGCTGGCTCTTATTACTGCCATTGCAATCAGTCAGGTTACACGTATAATGGTAGCATGTGTGTAGGTTTGTATTAA
- the LOC141890634 gene encoding polycystin-1-like protein 2, with protein MKEAFHNVDYKIVEYHMIRLDFNPYPWGNNHKNVKSEIFSLEFMDQNGEDILVKGENLEIDIRLSLESKVSASNNFFVKPLAMRYHTVKLENISDSMILEAEPKNKTQYMMTFVKKGERPTVENYDHRAIVPDYSSCSYGSVGSDLVGNCSRSPYEIMSTANFNETGLFYVGVLYIDGDISDAKPFRKKRSCFGRRRMKRDCVEPKPPPVKGDVYNRTLVYNPSTDQNYSLKVRLYSCYYFVLTQGDWSKAGCKVGGETNDEILHCRCNHLTSFGGGFVVAPNPIDLDKVFDEFTRLGETGNYLVLSVVCSVFGVYFVLLIWARKADLQDERKVGPPLKVKLCNDAACYYDLTIVTGVWRDAGTTANVFMTIYGTEDVVEAINFIKYAPPGRKIFGRGSVSNFILHLRKSLGTIIKIEIWHDHRGKNASWFLNQVRILERSTGEKWDFFHHDWLALHIGKGTTKITLKSNDSHNYGPGFKNLFYSMSSVDLADQHLWASIFTRPPRNPFSRVQRTSCCLSLLYLAMAMNAMFYQVSGVSSEAIEIGPLKMSVREVIIGIQTALIVAPVSIFITGLFRYRKTKAVPGMEDKDLSSSGKNVKQQFLLPYSVVFVAWFFCIGIAMTSATVTVFYSLHWEKSISDQWMASVVISLVKDVFIWQPSKILILTVILILVVKRPKPLDEEDIDYNGAPFSEDMKETRAYNIKHSKFFKFVRESVAFMVFYVLLVIVSYGNKGYDRYLMNKATRDGFEYFDQVNSGDKLWTYMLGKFVEDSYAGEWYNGKREETTEYIGNKISMLVGMPRLRQLRIREGTCQVVKEFEGLISECYDYYSSAEEDTTRLYLPQWVHLLNSQLKWTNLTDVCPRPWRYLSAQELNNYPSWAQHHLYDGGGYVLDLGYDRPTAMRMMEDVKDKNWIDRRTRAVLLEFQVMNLNSNLMSIVTYYYEVLPFGFGQTWEQIDTIKIFNLQSLSFGFYLTCQVLFFLLVLMYITIILMRLYSKGCAFFKVVWNWVDIGQILSAGLAIVFYVFKSKFLHDCISELRKNPFVTISFQFAILWAEMENFALSVALFIATFKILRYIHLNPHVQILAWTITSAKRDLVSFFVVFAIIFFAHAHFGYIAFGNSVYSFSSLFRSIASEFELALGNTNHVKEANDVSQILGRLFTTSFMLSLAVLLVNIFISILDISLHEVKQDEERLQEAFGMGALIKALFLG; from the exons ATGAAAGAGGCATTTCATAATGTCGATTACAAAATTGTAGAATATCAT atGATACGCTTGGATTTTAATCCCTACCCATGGGGAAATAACCACAAAAACGTCAAGTCTGAGATATTCAGCTTAGAATTCATGGACCAAAATGGTGAGGACATACTTgtaaaaggagaaaatttgGAGATTGATATAAGACTTTCCCTTGAGTCAAAAGTCAGCGCATCcaataatttctttgtcaaaCCACTGGCAATGCGCTACCACACCGTAAAGCTGGAAAACATTTCTGATTCCATGATCCTGGAGGCTGAGCCAAAGAACAAAACGCAATATATGATGACATTTGTTAAAAAGGGGGAACGCCCAACGGTAGAAAACTATGATCACCGTGCAATTGTTCCCGACTACTCGTCTTGCAGTTATGGATCGGTGGGAAGTGATTTGGTTGGCAACTGTTCTCGGAGTCCTTATGAGATTATGTCGACTGCAAATTTTAACGAAACGGGACTATTTTATGTTGGAGTGTTATACATTGACGGTGATATTTCCGACGCGAAGCCGTTTCGAAAGAAGCGTTCGTGCTTTGGACGACGAAGAATGAAAAGGGACTGTGTTGAGCCAAAACCGCCTCCTGTTAAAGGAGATGTTTATAATAGGACGCTCGTTTACAATCCTTCAACGGACCAGAATTACAGCTTAAAAGTTCGATTGTACAGCTGTTACTACTTTGTATTGACGCAGGGTGACTGGAGTAAGGCTGGTTGTAAG GTAGGTGGTGAAACGAACGACGAAATACTGCATTGCCGATGTAACCATCTCACTTCGTTTGGAGGTGGCTTTGTAGTGGCACCAAACCCGATAGACTTAGACAAAGTATTTGATGAATTCACAAGGCTTGGAGAAACTGGGAATTATCTTGTTCTATCTGTTGTATGTAGCGTTTTTGGAGTGTATTTTGTATTATTAATTTGGGCAAGAAAAGCTGATTTACAAGACGAGAGAAAG GTGGGCCCCCCTTTGAAAGTAAAACTTTGCAATGATGCCGCTTGCTATTACGATTTAACAATAGTGACAGGGGTTTGGAGAGACGCAGGAACAACAGCTAACGTGTTTATGACAATATATGGCACAGAAGATGTTGTAGAGGCTATCAACTTCATTAAATACGCCCCGCCAGGCAGAAAGATTTTTGGAAGAGGAAGTgtcagcaactttattttacacCTTAGGAAATCACTCGGGACGATTATTAAAATAGAGATTTGGCATGACCATCGTGGAAAAAATGCATCTTGGTTTTTGAATCAAGTTCGCATCCTGGAGAGAAGCACCGGTGAAAAATGGGATTTCTTTCATCATGACTGGCTGGCTTTACACATTGGCAAAGGAACAACCAAGATCACTCTAAAGTCAAATGATTCACACAATTATGGGCCTGGATTTAAGAACTTATTTTACTCTATGTCCTCCGTCGACCTCGCTGATCAACACTTGTGGGCCTCAATCTTTACTCGACCGCCTCGAAATCCATTTAGTCGAGTGCAGAGGACCTCTTGCTGCCTCTCTTTACTATATTTAGCGATGGCAATGAACGCGATGTTTTACCAGGTCAGTGGGGTCTCAAGTGAGGCGATTGAAATTGGTCCTCTTAAAATGTCGGTGCGAGAAGTGATAATCGGTATCCAAACTGCTCTCATAGTTGCGCCTGTAAGTATTTTTATTACTGGTTTATTTCGCTACCGAAAGACTAAAGCAGTTCCGGGAATGGAAGACAAGGACCTTTCGTCATCAGGAAAGAACGTAAAGCAGCAGTTCCTTTTACCCTATagcgttgtttttgttgcttggtttttttgcattggAATTGCAATGACCTCCGCCACAGTAACGGTATTCTATAGCCTTCATTGGGAGAAAAGTATTTCAGACCAGTGGATGGCGTCGGTTGTAATATCATTGGTAAAAGATGTCTTTATCTGGCAACCCAGCAAAATTCTAATACTTACTGTTATATTGATCCTTGTCGTTAAAAGACCCAAGCCATTGGATGAAGAAGATATTGACTACAACGGGGCACCCTTTTCAGAGGACATGAAGGAGACACGCGCATACAACATAAAACATTCTAAGTTTTTTAAGTTCGTTAGAGAATCTGTTGCATTTATGGTGTTTTACGTGTTGCTCGTGATAGTAAGCTATGGAAACAAAGGGTACGACAGATATCTCATGAATAAGGCTACTCGAGATGGATTTGAGTACTTTGACCAG GTAAATAGTGGTGATAAGCTGTGGACATACATGCTGGGAAAGTTTGTGGAGGACTCTTATGCTGGCGAGTGGTATAATGGAAAGAGGGAAGAGACAACCGAATACATTGGGAATAAGATATCCATGCTGGTGGGAATGCCTCGCCTTCGGCAACTGAGAATAAGAGAAG gtACTTGTCAAGTGGTAAAAGAATTTGAAGGTTTAATTAGCGAGTGCTACGACTATTACTCGTCTGCAGAGGAGGACACAACTCGATTGTACCTCCCACAATGGGTTCACCTGTTAAATTCACAACTAAAATGGACCAATCTAACAGACGTGTGCCCAAGACCGTGGCGCTATTTATCTGCTCAAGAGTTAAACAACTATCCGTCATGGGCACAGCACCATCTCTACGATGGTGGTGGATATGTTCTCGATCTCGGCTATGACAGACCCACTGCCATGCGTATGATGGAAGATGTAAAAGACAAGAACTGGATCGATAGGAGGACCAGGGCAGTCTTACTCGAGTTTCAAGTTATGAACTTAAACTCCAATTTAATGAGCATTGTCACTTATTACTATGAAGTTCTTCCATTTGGATTTGGACAAACATGGGAACAAATCGACACTATAAAGATCTTTAATTTGCAAAGTCTTTCCTTCGGGTTTTACTTGACTTGTCAagttctgttttttcttttagtattGATgtatataacaattattttaatgagGTTATATTCTAAGGGCTgtgcattttttaaagtggtATGGAATTGGGTAGATATTGGACAGATCTTGAGCGCAGGTCTTGCTATTGTCTTTTACGTTTTCAAATCCAAATTTTTACACGATTGCATAAGCGAGCTACGCAAGAATCCATTTGTAACAATAAGTTTTCAGTTTGCAATTCTCTGGGCAGAAATGGAAAACTTCGCATTGTCAGTAGCACTGTTTATCGCTACGTTCAAAATTCTCCGTTACATTCATCTTAACCCTCATGTACAAATTTTGGCCTGGACCATCACCTCTGCGAAACGAGACCTCGTCTCCTTTTTCGTTGTATTTGCTATCATATTTTTCGCTCATGCTCACTTTGGGTATATAGCATTTGGTAATTCGGTGTATTCATTCTCATCGCTCTTCCGCTCAATCGCTTCTGAATTTGAGCTGGCGCTTGGAAATACCAATCATGTCAAGGAGGCAAATGACGTTAGTCAAATATTGGGTCGATTGTTTACAACCAGTTTCATGCTAAGCCTTGCTGTTCTTTTAGTGAACATTTTTATCTCAATTTTAGATATAAGTCTGCATGAAGTAAAACAAGATGAAGAGAGGCTTCAGGAGGCATTCGGAATGGGAGCTTTAATAAAAGCACTTTTTTTGGGATAA